The genome window AAATCGAACTTTCCCACCGCAGTAGCAAACAACAAGAACTTTATCAATTTGTTTTAAATAAATTAGAACAAAAAATAAATGCCGAGGAATTTATCGAAGCATTAAATGCAGAAAAAGATGTAATTTTGACAGGAATAAAAACAGAAGAAGGAAAATTTGCAGTTAATTCCTACGTCGAAACATTAACCGCTGCAGCCCGTCAAGATGAACTAGCCTTAAAATTATTATACCTATTTAAAAAGTATAATTTAGAGGATTTCTCCTTACTAAAAACAGTATCTGACATGATAGATTACCTCCTAACAAAAAATCTACAAAACTTTGAGGAAATAGTTTCATTTGTCAAAATTAACGGAGAAAAATTTATCAAACTCAGTAATATCATTGAAATTCCTGCTGAAAATACCAATGATGAAGATTTTGCCAGAATGTTTCAATACATCGCCCTAAAAAGGAAATATCAAGATCTCTACGTTCAATTTCAAAGACTACTCGAACTATTAACCCTGTGGAATAGCTTTTATGAAACTGCAAAAGACATTAGAGGCCATTATCCCCTTACAGAATTTGATCATCCTGCCGAATTTGAAAAGCCGATTCCGGGAGAAGACCTATACTTTAGGTATAAAAATATTATCAATCAGCTAAAAAAGTAAAGCAAAAATGACCGTAAAAGTTAAATTTTTACCAGATAATGTGATTGCGGAAGCCCAAGCAGGAGAGCCGATACTAGAGGTTGCATCTCGTGCGGGGGTTTTTATTCCTACAGGGTGTTTAATGGGTTCTTGTCACGCCTGTGAGGTGGAAATAGAAACCGATGAAGGACAAGAAGATGTGATTTGTGCTTGTATCAGTGCTGTACCCTCTGGACAAAAAGAGTTAACAATTAATGTATACTCTGATCCTGTTTGGTAAAAGTTTGATTTAAATTATTTATTTATGCCTAAAATTGTTTTAGTCCATCCCCAAATTCCTCCCAATACAGGTAATATTGCTAGAACTTGTGCAGGTACTGCCACAGAGCTTCATTTAGTTGGTCCATTGGGGTTTGAAATTAGCGATCGCTACTTAAAACGAGCCGGGCTAGATTATTGGCCCCATGTTAAATTGTCTTACCATAATGACATCGAAGAATTCTTAGGGGTTGCCAAACAACGAGGAGGGCGCTTAATTGGTTACAGTGTACGGGGAAAAAAAGACTATTTAGATTGTGAATACTTAGAAGATGATTGGTTATTATTTGGTAGCGAAACCAACGGATTACCCCCAGAACTTCTGGCACAATGTGATTTGACCAGTTTTATTTCCATGGAGGAAGGCACCGTGCGCAGTTTAAATTTATCGGTTAGTGTTGCGGTTGTTTTATTTGAAACCCGTCGCCAATTACGAAAATTGTGAACCAAAAACCTATTTTCACAGTCACAAATAGACGAGACTAATTAAACCAAAATATCATCATCAATTTTTTTTGACAGTTTTTTGATCTTTTCGATCACAAAGTGTACATTTACTGATAGATTGAGTTAGTATTTAACTTTAAAATATCTTAACAATTTCTTAAGATTTAATGACTTTGATGATGACTTAACAGTAATTTCACTGATTTCTGTTTGTAGTTTTCTGTCTATTATTTTGATTAGTATTAAGTAACAGGAACGAAATAATGAATTTTCAATATACATCTAAGGATATTTATAAAGGAGCATTGGCGATCGCCCTAGGAATTATTGCAATACCAGAATCAGCATCCGCAGTAGTTATCAATGAAACCGCCATTAATAGCCCTACTCTTTTAATCAGTAACTCAGAGCAACTAGCTTCCTTAAGCCCAGATAAAGAAGAAATACAAAATACCGAAGTATTTAACCCAACCCCAGAAGGACTACAGAGACAAAAACTAGACATTGCCAGTAACCGTAGATTGAAACAACTACTTAGTGCCAATGAACAACCTGAATTGTCCGCTGTATTTGAACTAAATAATAACCAAGAAGCAGAAAATATCAACAACCCCCAACAAATCAGTAACTATCAGGGCAACACACAACAAAACACCCCTAGATTAAACCTGACTCAAAATCAAGAAACAACCATCGCCCAATCATCTCCAGAAGGCATTCCCATTGCAGTAGAAAATGTTAGCCCCGAATCTACATCTGGGATTCCGATTCCAGTAATAGTTCCTGCATCGGAAAATACACCACAAAACATCTCCCAGAATCAACCCGTTTTGATTCCCACACAAATAGACTTCACCATCAACGATAATAACTCCTCTTCAAGTTTTGAAGTCAATGATCAAGCAACTCTTACGGAAAACTCTTCGCAAAACGCCTCTAATCTTCCAGAAGACTTTACCCAAAAATATGAGCCTGAATATAGAGAAACTGCGGTTGTACCCATTCAAGTACAGAGCTTTACCAGCAATAATCAACCTACCCTCATTACCGATCAAGAAACACTTAATTTCAATACTAGAGAATTCAGCAATAATGATCCTACCCAAGTAACACCCCCAACGGAAGTCGCATCAATTCCCGTTCGTATTCAGGTGGACTCCTATAACCCAGCAAATATGCCCCCCGCAGGAGATATTAATTCTCCCGATATTCCTCCTCAACTCAACTCCCCCGAACAATTTTTACCCGAAACCCAAAGACCTTTTAATGGCTATATGTGGCCAGCAAAGGGAGTATTTACCTCTGGATATGGACCTCGTTGGGGTAGAATGCACCGAGGAATAGATATTGCAGGTCCGGTGGGTACTCCTATCGTTGCTTCCGCAGATGGAGAAGTGATTACCTCTGGTTGGAATTCAGGAGGTTATGGCAACTGGGTACGCATTCGGCACGCTGATGGCTCAATCACTCTTTATGCCCACCACAGCCGTAACCATGTTCGTGCAGGACAAAGGGTAAGACAGGGGCAGTTAATTGCCGACATGGGTAGTACTGGATTTAGTACAGGACCTCACCTTCACTTTGAAATTCACCGTGGAGGACGAGCTGTTAATCCCATGGGGCATTTAGCTAGAAGATAATTTGAGTTTAAAAAATAATTATTTGTTAAATCTCAATGAAAGAGATCTTCAAAACAGAGGTGATATAAGTCATCTGGTTATAAATCTACTTACAAAAATCCCCCCTTGTAGTTAATTGTTGAACTTGGGGGCATTAGTTTTTAGCTTAATTTTCTGCGTCGCTTTGTTTTTTATCAGCTTTACTGTAGATACTTTGTTAACTATGCTTTAATTATCTATCTTTAATTGATAGTTGCGGGAAGCTAAACGAGCTTTTCCTGATGATGCCCATTGCTCTAGGAATTCGATTTGTTCTCGGGCAGTACGGGCTAGGGGTATAATTTGACTAGCTGCCATGAGAATGTCATCGGTGATAAAGTCACGATTTTGACTAAAGCCGAGGTGCATAGCTTCAATGATGGTTTGTTCGATTTCTGCCCCAGAAAATTCGGGGGTTTCGTAGGCAAGTCTTTTCATGTCAAATTTTTCGAGGTTGTGGGGGCGTAGTCGGTTGAGATGCACCGCAAAAATGGCTTCCCTTTCGTCTTGACTCGGTAAACCCACAAAGAATATTTCGTCAAACCTTCCTTTTCTTAAAACTTCTGCTGGTAAATTTTGAATATTATTGGCTGTAGCTACCACAAAAACAGGGCTTTTTTTCTCCGCTAACCAAGTGATAAATGTGCCGAATACTCGGCTGGTGGTGCCTGAGTCGCCCCTACCGTCGGCACCTGAAAATCCTTTGTCTATTTCATCAATCCAGAGAATACAGGGGGAAAGGGCTTCGGCTAGGTTAATCATTTGTCGGGTGCGGGATTCTGATTCCCCCACCAAACCGCCGAAAAGTCTGCCTACGTCTAGCCTGAGGAGGGGTAAATGCCAGTGATGCGCGATCGCCTTTGCGGTGAGAGATTTTCCTGTGCCTTGAATACCAACGAGTAGAAGTCCCCGAGGATAGGGCAATCCGTAAGCCCTGGCGGATTCGGAAAATGAACCTCCCCTTCTGAGTAACCATTCTTTGAGGTTATCTAAACCACCGATGTCCGATATTTGTTCTTGGGCAGGGTAGTAGTCGAGGATTTGGGTTTGACGTATGGTCTGTTTTTTCTCCTCTAGGATTAGTTCTACGTCTTCGGCTTCTAATTTGCCATTTTGGGCGATCGCCCTTGTCAATACCCTTCTGATGCGTTCTAGGGATAGTCCTTGGGCAGCCCTAACTAATTCAGTTAAAAGTTCATCATCCAACGATTGCCCTATCATTAACCGCTCAATTTCTTCTTTGATTTCCGTAGCTTGGGGTAAAGGAAAATCAACCACCGTAAAAACTTCTCTTAATTCGGCAGGGAGGTTGACTTCCGAGGCAATGATAACAATATTTTTTGGTTGGGCTTTGAGTTTTTTGGCAAGGTTACGCAGTTTACGGGAGATGGAAATATCTTCTAAAAATCTTTGAAAATCTCGCAGGATAAATACTCCCCCTGTGTTAGGGGGCAATTTCTCCAAAAATTCGAGGGCTTGGAGAGGATTACGTTTGCCAAAATTGGTATTATTAGGATTATCTTGATAACCGTCCACAAAATCCCAGATATAAGTATGACGATTGCCCATGGTTTCGATAATAGATGCGATCGCCTTTTCCACCCTTTCCTCTTCACTGCTAGAGACATAAATAAGGGGATAACAGGCTCTTAATAATAGGGAAAATTCTCGGTTAAATTCTTTCATTCCAGATTTTGACCAATGTTGGATTAAATATTTTTCGCACTCTTACTAATTTATCATGACAGAATTATAAATATTATTCATCACCACCTATGACCAAAAAACAATCTATTCTTTATCAACCCTTATTATTAAGAATATTTCACAATTTTCAAGCCATATTTACTATCTTGGCGATGGTGACTGCGTTTTGGACATACAACACCTACGATGGCCGATGGGGAAAAATCAACTTTCTTCCTGATTGGAATGCCATCGAGGGTATCCATGGAACTTTTGGTTTATGGAGTTTACTATTATTTCCTGTTTTCGCTGTTTATGTTATCCATCGTGGACAAACAAAATTAATTCAAAAAAATACCCCTAATCAACTAAAGTTATTTAATAAATCCATCTGGTGGTATTCTCTCCATAGAATCGTCAATACCCTTAGTATTTTTAGTTTAGTATTTGCGGTTTTTACTGGGAAAATGATGAATGAAAAATGGTTACCTCAAGGAGAATTAAATCATATTTGGTATTATTTAC of Cyanobacterium sp. HL-69 contains these proteins:
- a CDS encoding Ferredoxin gives rise to the protein MTVKVKFLPDNVIAEAQAGEPILEVASRAGVFIPTGCLMGSCHACEVEIETDEGQEDVICACISAVPSGQKELTINVYSDPVW
- a CDS encoding putative peptidase codes for the protein MNFQYTSKDIYKGALAIALGIIAIPESASAVVINETAINSPTLLISNSEQLASLSPDKEEIQNTEVFNPTPEGLQRQKLDIASNRRLKQLLSANEQPELSAVFELNNNQEAENINNPQQISNYQGNTQQNTPRLNLTQNQETTIAQSSPEGIPIAVENVSPESTSGIPIPVIVPASENTPQNISQNQPVLIPTQIDFTINDNNSSSSFEVNDQATLTENSSQNASNLPEDFTQKYEPEYRETAVVPIQVQSFTSNNQPTLITDQETLNFNTREFSNNDPTQVTPPTEVASIPVRIQVDSYNPANMPPAGDINSPDIPPQLNSPEQFLPETQRPFNGYMWPAKGVFTSGYGPRWGRMHRGIDIAGPVGTPIVASADGEVITSGWNSGGYGNWVRIRHADGSITLYAHHSRNHVRAGQRVRQGQLIADMGSTGFSTGPHLHFEIHRGGRAVNPMGHLARR
- the trmL gene encoding tRNA (cytidine/uridine-2'-O-)-methyltransferase, yielding MPKIVLVHPQIPPNTGNIARTCAGTATELHLVGPLGFEISDRYLKRAGLDYWPHVKLSYHNDIEEFLGVAKQRGGRLIGYSVRGKKDYLDCEYLEDDWLLFGSETNGLPPELLAQCDLTSFISMEEGTVRSLNLSVSVAVVLFETRRQLRKL
- a CDS encoding ATPase of the AAA+ family protein (associated with FIG137771 hypothetical protein), yielding MKEFNREFSLLLRACYPLIYVSSSEEERVEKAIASIIETMGNRHTYIWDFVDGYQDNPNNTNFGKRNPLQALEFLEKLPPNTGGVFILRDFQRFLEDISISRKLRNLAKKLKAQPKNIVIIASEVNLPAELREVFTVVDFPLPQATEIKEEIERLMIGQSLDDELLTELVRAAQGLSLERIRRVLTRAIAQNGKLEAEDVELILEEKKQTIRQTQILDYYPAQEQISDIGGLDNLKEWLLRRGGSFSESARAYGLPYPRGLLLVGIQGTGKSLTAKAIAHHWHLPLLRLDVGRLFGGLVGESESRTRQMINLAEALSPCILWIDEIDKGFSGADGRGDSGTTSRVFGTFITWLAEKKSPVFVVATANNIQNLPAEVLRKGRFDEIFFVGLPSQDEREAIFAVHLNRLRPHNLEKFDMKRLAYETPEFSGAEIEQTIIEAMHLGFSQNRDFITDDILMAASQIIPLARTAREQIEFLEQWASSGKARLASRNYQLKIDN